AAGTTTGAGTGGCCATAACGAAGTCGAAACTTTGACTGGAGCACTTCGCTTTAATGCTAAAGATCAGCACAAGGTAGAGTTGGTGAATGTGACAACGCGAAACTTGCTTTATGTCGATTTAGAAGATCGTGTTTTAGAAATACGTGAAGATGTGACTGGTAAAAAATACCAAATGCAGAGTGATTTTGTTTTGGTGAAACCAGCTTAATTTTCTAAATAACTGTATTTTAGGAATTCATTTTAATATTTACCTCTTTTTACTTTTGCAAAGCTCCCACTTTATTTCAAATTCATAATCTAAATGTATAAATAACTTGAGATAGAGAATGGAATAAAAATGGAGCGAATGGTTTTTGGATTATTGATCTAAATCAGGTTTATAGCTTAGAAAAGCGAGAACGGGGTGAAGTAATTCATTCACTCTTTGGCAAAAAAACAGTATGCTTAGGCCTATAAAAAGGAGCATACATGTATCAAGTACTTGCACGGAAATATCGTCCTCGCAATTTTAATGAGCTTGTGGGTCAAAACCACGTTTCTCGGGCACTAACCAGTGCTTTAGAGCGCGGACGTTTGCACCATGCTTATTTATTTACAGGAACGCGTGGGGTCGGAAAAACCACTATTGCCCGTATTTTGGCGAAGTGCTTGAACTGTGAAACAGGTGTGACTTCGACGCCGTGCGAAGTTTGCCCAACCTGTACTGCCGTGAATGAAGGCCGTTTTATTGATTTGATTGAAATTGATGCGGCATCACGGACTAAAGTTGAAGATACTCGAGAGCTTTTAGACAATGTTCCTTATGCACCGACGCAAGGTCGTTTTAAGGTCTATTTGATCGATGAAGTGCATATGCTGTCTACGCATTCTTTTAATGCTTTACTCAAAACATTGGAAGAACCACCTGAACATGTGAAATTCCTTTTTGCAACGACAGATCCACAAAAGCTCCCAATTACCGTGATTTCACGTTGTTTGCAATTTACTCTACGCCCGTTGGCTGTAGATGAAATTACTGAGCATCTGGGTAATATTTTAAATAAAGAAAGCATTCTCGCCGAGCAGGATGCGATTTGGCAAATTGCAGAGTCTGCCCAAGGCTCATTACGTGATGCACTTTCTTTGACAGATCAAGCGATTGCCTATGGTCAGGGCTCTATCCAGCACCAAGATGTCAAAGAGATGTTAGGTTTAATCGACCGTACCATTATTTATGATTTGATCCTTGCGATACATCAAAACCAGAAACAACGGGTGAGTGAGTTGCTGATGCAATTCCGCCAGCAAGCACTGGATGTATCTTTAGTTTTGGATCAGTTGATTTCGACTTTACATGAATTGGCATTATTACAATATTTACCAGAACTAAGCCTCAAATATAGCGCTGAAATTAATAAAAAAATCATGCAATTGTCTCAGCAGATTGTTGCGCAAGACCTACAGCTTTATTACCAAATTGCATGTAAAGGACGTGCTGAATTACAGCTAGCAGTCACACAAGAGCAAGGCTTTGAAATGACGGTGCTACGCATGTTGGCGTTCCGTCCATTACAACCGAATGAGGTACTGGTAGCTCAGGCCAATAGTGCTGTAGTTGAATCTGTACAACAAGCGCCAATACCGACTTCTGCTCCAGCAACGGCTTTGCAACAAGATGCTCAAAGCTTAGATATTGACGCGACATTTGAAGATGCTGCGATAAATGAGGATACAGAGACTGGCTTTAATTCTGAACTTGATGATGTGAATCTTTCAGAAAGCGCCAAAGAGAATAAACCATCAGTTGAAGTATCTCAGCAATCCGATCAAATCGTTTTCGATCCTTCCAGTGATGAAGTTTTATTCGATTTAGATGAAGCTGATGAATTTAATGCACAAAGCAATGATGATGAACCAAATAGTGATGATTTCTTATTTGATGAAATTGTACCGTTAGAAGCAGAAACTCAAAATGAAGCACCTGTTGAACCTGCTGTAGCAATAGTTGAGGTTGTACATGAGGAGTCTTTTGATTTAGCAAGTGAAGTGCTTTCAGTCGCGAATGTTGAGGATACTCAAGTCGTAGAAAATGAAAGCCTACAAACTGTTACTGCCCTTGTAGAGCTTGCTCAACCTGAACAGGTCTCATCTACACCAACCGATTTAATGCCACAAGATATTTTGCAACTACAAGCACAGCAGTTAGTCGGTGAATGGACAGTGGAGAAGTGGGAATACTGGTTCAGAAGCAGTGGGTTATCGCCTGCGGTACAAGAGTTGGCTCAGCAAGGTTTAATGGCTGGACAAATTAATGCCGAGTCTGTGTTTATGATTCCGCAGCGTTATGAGCAACTCCTCACCCAATTACGTCATGTTTTGGAAGATGCACTCAAATCTGAATGGCCTCAGACGCGTTTTGATGTGAAATATGCAGAAGTTGAAACCATTACGCCATATACGATGCAAGCGCAACGTAAGGAAAAGGCATTCCAACGTGCACATGAATTACTACAAAACGAAGACACAGTGAAAAGTCTAGTGCAAACTTTTGATGGTGAATTACACAATATTCAGCTTAAGTAATGTCATGGCTTAAATAGTGGCGCAAAGTACTCCGCATTTCAGATGGAATCGGGGTGCTTTTTCGTGTTTCACGATCCACAAAAACATGAACAAAATGTCCTTGAGCCGAAGCCGTTTCTTGACCAAATTTAAAAATGGCGAGCTCGTAAGTAAGTGAAGAGTTTCCTATTTTGGAAATAGTCACACCCACGTCAATAATCTCAGGGTAAGATAACTCATGTAAGAAACTACATGCTGAGTCGACCACTAAGCCAATAATAGGGGATTGGTGAATATCAAAATTTGCTTTTTCAATCAGTAAGGCATTTGCGGCAGTATCAAAATAGCTATAGTAAGTGACGTTGTTGACATGGCCATAGAGGTCATTGTCCGACCAACGTGTCTGAATCGGTAAAAAATAATGAAATTGGTCACGTGTCTTTGCGGCTTGTCTCATCGACGTCATCCTTAAAATCTGATTATAAATAGCCTAAGTTAATTATATGGGTTAGCTGTAAATGGCTTGATAAATCTCGCGTGCCTGTTGCCACTCTAGTTCTCTTGGGTTGTTTTGTAGTAGGCGTGTTTGCAACATGGCGTCTGTTGCAAGTTGATCTAGACTGTGTTCAGGAACATTCAACGCCTTGAGTTTTAAGGTTAAACCGCTACGGTCTAAATGGTTTTGCATATGATCGACAAAGAGATCAGAAAGACCATCAGTACAGCCTGTACTTTTTGGGTCGAGCCAGCAGATCAGTTCCGCATAATGTTGCTTGGCTTGGGGGAGATTAAACTTTAAAACCTCGGTCAGCACTAAGGCATTGCTATGTCCATGAGAAATGTGAAAATGTCCACCCAGTGGATAAGCAAGTGCATGTACAGCACCTACTGGGGCATTGGCAAAAGCTTGTCCTGCCAACATTGAACCGACCAACATATTTTGTCGGGCTTCTAAATTTCGACCATCTTCTAGCACCAAACTGAGGTTTTGATTCAGCAGTTTCAAAGCCTGTTTCGCTAACATGTCTGCATAGGGGTTTTTCTTGATTTTAGAGGTATAAGCTTCAATGGCATGTACCATCGCATCAATGCCTGTCGCTGCACTAATATGACGCGGCAGGTTTTCAGTAAAAGTCGCATCCAAAATCGTTACATCGGCAAAAAGAACAGGTGCTACGATACCAGTCTTTGTCGTTTCACCTGTGGTAACAATTGAAATTGGGGTAACTTCAGAACCTGTCCCTGCTGTGGTTGGGACTAAAATTAACGGCAGTCGAGGTGTTTGGGCATTATTTACCCCATAAAGATCAGCTAACTGTTGCTGCTGTGCAGGATGGCTGAGTATGGCAATAATTTTTGCAACATCCATAGAGCTTCCACCACCAAAGCCTAAAATGATATCTACTTTTTGCTGTTTGGCAAAATCAACCGCATTTAAAACAATCTGCTCACTTGGATCTGCTTCAACCTCACTGTAAATACTGTAAGTGAGCGAGAGATCTTCTAAAATTTCTAAGAGGGGAAGATGAAGTTGATGCTTTAACATGCCTGCATCTGTAACCAATAACAGATGTTGATAAGGACGAGTTGTTAAAAGTTCTCTAAGCTGCTGAATGCTGCCCAAGCCTGAAATAATATTCGGCACAGTTTGAAATTGAAATGAGTTCATACAGCATCCTTTTTTATATCTTATTCAACAATAATGTCTTGTACTTCTATAGGATTCATCCTCTAAATAACTTAACATAAGACACTTGAAAATAAAGCTGTTTTGAGGTGGATATGTCATTCACAACGCCCTATAAGGTGTTATGTGTCTGTTTAGGAAATATTTGTCGTTCTCCCACGGCAGAAGTGGTTCTCAGACATTTTTGTGATGCGCATCAACTTAATATTGAAATCGACTCAGCAGGGACGAGTAACTATCATCCGAATAAGGCACCTGACTTACGCAGTCAAGAACATGCGTTGAAACGTGGTTATGATTTGTCTGGTTTACGTGCACGACAGTTACAGCCCCGTGATTTTGTCCATTTTGATTTAATTTTAGCGATGGACCACAATAATTTGGATGAGATTCAGATGCTGTATCAAACAGCATCACGTGAATTTGGTGCGGGGCAACTACGTGCTAAAGTCGCTCTCATGTCCGAGCATGATACGCAATATCCACAGCAAGCCTTACCTGATCCTTACTATGGTGGATCTGATGGTTTTGAGCGTGTCCTTGACCAATGTGAGTCGAGCAGCCAAGCGTGGGTCAGTATTTTTAAACAACAATTTGAACAGTAATTAGGGTTAGCGCATGCAAATCGAAACACAAAAACAGCTTAAACCTTTTAATACGTTAAGCTTAAATGCGATAGCCTCTCATTATGTTCAAATTCATAGTGCAGATGAATTGGTTAAAGCCCTAGATTATGCGCAGCAACAAGCGCTGAATGTCATGATTTTATCAGGTGGAAGTAATATGTTGCTGCCTGCACAAATTGATGCTTTGGTTGTGCATATGAATATTCTAGGTATAGAGAATCTGTCTGAAGATGCGAATACCCAAACCATACGAGTTGGTGCAGGGCAAGTTTGGCATGACTTTGTTCTTTGGACGACAGAACAGCGTTTATTTGGTTTACAGAATTTAGCTTTGATCCCAGGTTTAGTCGGTGCATCCCCAGTACAAAATATCGGTGCTTATGGTGTCGAAGCAGGTGAGTTCATTGAAAGTGTGCAGGTCTATGACAGACAACTGAAACAATTTAGTGATATTCAAGCTGAAGATTGTGCATTTAGTTATCGCCATAGTATTTTTAAAGATGATCCAAATCGCTATGTGATTACACATGTGACTTTCAAGTTATTGAAAAAAGAAGACTTGAAAATTAGCTATGGTGACTTAAAACAAGCCATGGGTGATGAGCTCACTGCTTTTAATTTGCAACAACAAGTGATTCAGATTCGTCAAAGTAAATTACCCGATCCTAAAGAGTTTCCTAACGTAGGCAGTTTTTTTAAGAACCCAATTATGAGTCAGCAAGCTTATGACCTTTTAGCCCAACAATTTGAAAAATTGCCACATTATCCGCAAGCGAATGGTGATGTTAAAATTGCCGCAGGTTGGTTGATAGATCAATCAGGCTGGAAAGGTAAGCAGCTTGGTGTTGTCGGGATGTTTGCCAAACAAGCTTTGGTTTTAGTGAATTATGCCAATGCAGATTTGAGTGATGTACAGAGCACATACCGTACAGTGCAGCAGGATGTGTATAATAAATTTAAGGTTTTGTTGGAACCTGAACCTGTGCTATTTAATTCGTCGGGTTTAATCCAATCTCATTAGGATTGTTAAAAGTATGAGTAAAACCCATAAAATGGTACGTTTAGTGCAAATCGCTTCGGTGTTATTTGCACTTTTCGGCTGTTTAATGATTTTTATTTATACGCCTTTTTATTCTAAGCTCATTGTTGCTGCGCTTAATACTTTTGTTCCTGTCGATGTTAACGAAGTGGCCGCACAGAGCCAAAAGATGGCAGCATTGAGTGAGCAAGAAAGCTTAGAACCGGGTTCTGATTTGTGGATAGCACGTCAAGCTTATTTACAGCTCATGGAAGAACAGATTAAAGAGCATAATTCACAAAACTTAACCACCATTCAGGCGCGCTACAAAGCCTTACAAGAGTTGATTGTTGCTGAGCAAAAAGAGGAACAGGAAAAAGAACAGAAGCCTCAAATTCCTTTGGTGGTTGAGACTGCAAGTTCAGAAGTAGACCCAACAGAGAATGTAAAAGAACTATTAGAACTCAACAGTAAAGAAAATAAAGCGTTAATGGAGCATTATCTAGCGTTCTTAAAAACGCATAAGGTTGAGGCTGTAGAGGAAGAGCCGATAGATGAACAAATCTATCAAGACATCGCACAAATCCATGCACAAAATGAAGAGAAAAAAGCAGCTTTAAATATGCCGAATGCTATCGTTGTCCTAGGAGGCGGGTTAACTTTAGATAAGAATGGTAAGGATATCGTCGTGAATGAATATACCCGTTTGCGGCTTGAAACCACATTACAAGTTGAACAGCAGTTTAAGCTGCCTATTGTGCTGAGTGGGGTAGAAGCACCGTATATGCAAAAATGGTTAAAGGCACGAGGAGTCGATGCAAAACTGTTGGAAGATCGTAGTATGAACACCTGTGAAAACTCGCGTTTTAGTTCCTTGTTACTACAGAAAAAAGGTGGTGCACCTAGAGTGATTCTAATTACAGATCAATACCATATGCCACGTACCCGTCGTTTATTTGCCTTAAATGGTATAGAAACCCAGCCGATAGAAGCACCTATGCCGACCCAATTAACACGTTGGCGACCAAGTCAACAAAACTATGATCATAGTCGCCGTGCCAATTATGAAATGCTTGCAACTGTGCGTGATGTACTTGTCGGCTCAAGTGACTGTAGGGAGATTCCATAATGCCTGAACTTCCTTTTTTAAATCCTTCAGTACTCAAACAGCTTGAACTTCCTGTACCGAGTCGTGAGACAACACCACAGCTATTAATGCCTTTGAATCTAAACCAGCCATATGAGGCATCGGTGGAAATGGTGTCTTATCGTCGTTTATACGGTTTAGATGCACTGGACTGTGATCACTGGCAAGGTTATGTTCAAATGCCATTATTTAAGTTGCACGTCCAAGTTTTTGCACCGAAAATTGAAAAAATTAAAGGTTCAGTCTGCCTGTTGCATGGTTATTTAGAGCATAGCGGAATTTATCAACCCATCATTAAAGAGTTGCTTGAACAAGGCTTTAGTGTATTGACCTATGATCTTCCAGGGCATGGACTTAGTGATGGATCGCCTGCGAATATCCAAAACTTTGACCATTATCAAGATGTATTACATGCTGTGGTACGTTATGTTAAACATGCAGAGCAGTTGCCACAACCGTGGTTAGGCATCGGGCAGAGTACGGGTGGTGCAATTTTAATGCATCATTTGCTCGAATTTGCCGAACGCCGTGAAAACCCTTATGTACAGCGTGTTCTGTTGTTGTCGCCACTTATTCGTCCTGCGAAATCGGCTTGGTGGCATAACTCTGTTGGGTTAGGCATTATTCGACGGATTAAACGCCAAGTGCCGCGTCATTTCAGACGGAATAACCATAACCCTGAGTTCTTACGTTTTGTCCGTTTAAAAGATCCCTTGCAACCTCGTATGATGGGTATGGATTGGATTTTGGCTATGTCCAAATGGATGTTGGAAATGGAACAGCGTCCAGCCTGTCGCATTCCAGTCTGGTTAGCGCAAGGTGCACTGGATCAGACGGTAGACTGGCGTTATAACATTGAGTTTATTCGTGAAAAGTTTCGCTTACAGACCTTATTGATGTTGGAAGAGGGTTCGCATCAGTTGATCAATGAACGTTCGGATATTCGTGCGGCGTTAACAGGTTTAATTCCAGCTTTTTTACATGCGCAGGGTTCATCAGGTGGATACTATTAACATTCTGTGACTTTTCTTATCGAAAATAAAAAGGAGGCTAATAGAGCCTCCTTTTTATTTAGAAATGTTCTAGTTTGGACATATTCCACATACGGAAATAGAAGTTTTCTTCATCTTTATTTTCACAAGATAGCAGTTCACCATCTTTTAACCAAAAATGTAGCTGCGCATAGTTTCGAATTTCTCGGTCATTAATACGCTGCGCTAAATGGCGTGCTTTAATTTCTGCTGGATGTTTTAAGCCCGCTGAAGCAATCATTTCTGAAAGTGCTTTCAATGTGTTGTCATGAAAATGTAGCACACGTTCAGCTTTGGTGGGCACGTGTAGTGCCTTTTGTCGCTCTTTGTCTTGCGTTGCAACACCCACAGGGCATTGGTTGGTATGACAACTTTGCGCTTGAATACATCCTACCGCAAACATAAATCCTCGTGCAGAATTGACCCAATCTGCACCAATTGCCATGGTGCTGGCAATATCAAAGGCACTAACCAATTTCCCACTGGCCCCAATTTTGATCTGATCACGTAAACCCGCACCGACCAGTGTATTGTGTACAAAAAGTAAGCCTTCACGTAGTGGTACACCCATATTATCGATCAGCTCGATAGGCGCTGCACCTGTACCACCTTCGGAGCCATCTACGACAATAAAATCAGGAATTATTTGAGTATTTAGCATGGCTTTGACAATACTCATAAATTGCCAAGGCTGACCAATGCACAGTTTAAAACCGATAGGTTTACCTTCAGATAGCTCACGCAGTTTTTGAATAAAATGCATCATTTCAATCGGTGTTTTGAAGGCAGAGTGACTTGAGGGCGAAACACAGTCATGATCACGACTGACGCCTCGAATTTCAGCAATCTCTTCAGAAATTTTATCTTTCGGTAGAATCCCGCCATGACCAGGTTTTGCTCCTTGAGAGAGCTTGATTTCGATCATTTTCACTTGAGGTCGTTTAGCTTGAACGGCAAATTTCTCAGGGTCAAATTGACCATCGAGGGTACGGCAACCGAAATAACCACTGCCTAACTCCCAAACAATATCGCCTCCATACTCAAGATGGTACGGACTTAAACTGCCTTCGCCAGTATCATGGTAAAAACCACCCATTTGCGCGCCTTTGTTTAAAGCACGAATGGCATTGGCACTCAAGCTGCCAAAACTCATGGCTGAAATATTGAAAATAGAAGCACTATAAGGCTGAGAGCATTGCGCATTGCCTACTAATATACGGAAGGTTTTTGGGTCGGCAGGTTTGCATGGACTTAATGAATGCGTCATGAAACGATAGTTGTCTGCATAGACATCGATAATGGAACCGAACGGTTTATCTGCATTTTGGTTTTTTGCACGCTGATAGACCAAACTGCGTTGCATGCGCGAAAAAGGCAGTGCGTCTTGGTCGGCCTCAATAAAATACTGACGAATTTCAGGGCGGAAATCTTCAAAAATAAAACGAAAGTGCCCCATAATTGGATAGTTCTTTAAGATTGAATGTTTATTTTGTAAAACATCATGCAAGCCAACAAGACTCAGTAAACCTGCGATCAGCCAAATACTGTTCAGTAAAGTGTCTGAAATAAAGTAATTAATATAGATAGGAGTACGGCTATAATGAAAAAAAGAAATGCTCAAAAAAATAAAAATACACAGTAGCCAAATGGAGTGCCGTGAAAAAAATGTATTCAGTAATTTATGACGTATGGATTGAGCAGGGCTAGACATATGGCTGGGCATCCTTCCAGATTGTTTAAAACTAATGTGCCAAGTCTCTGTTTCATCTACAAGTAATAAATTGTTGTTACGCCCGCTATTTTTTGCTGTGGGAATCCAATATTAAAATTATGGATAAATTTTATACAGATTGATATCTTTCAGAATTTAAAGTATATAAAATGAATATGAATAAGCACTTATTGTTCAAAAGAAAAAATTATAAATTACTTACTTCTAGGGATAGGTTAGGCTAAGTTTGCATCGGTATAGTGTCGTTGAAGAATGATAAGAAAAAGGGGAAGCTTCAGTGAAAAATAAGGAAACTGTTTTGCCTGCACCTGTTTTAATCGTGGAAGATGAAGCCATGATTCGCTCGCGTCTAGATCTGATCCTGTCGGAACTGGGCTATAGTCAAGATATGCTGATTTTTGCTAAAAATTTAGCTGAAGCCATGCAAATTATTACCTCACAACCCATTTCTTTAGCCTTAGTCGATTTAGGGTTGCCTGATGGAAATGGCATCACTCTAATTGAAAAACTCAGAGACATAGATGAAAGCGCATTAATTTTAGTGATTTCGGCATGGAGTACACAGCAAAGCTTATTTGCCTCGATTAAGGCAGGAGCAAATGGTTATGTGCTAAAAGAACGTGATGATGCTGAAGTCCTGATGTCGATACGGAGTATTTTGCGCGGTGGTGCACCGATTGATCCATTTATTGCTCGTGAAATATTAAATCAAATCTCGACCTCAAATACCCCTCAAACTGAACGTGTAGAGCTGTTAGATGGGCAGGACTATGACCAACTCACTAATCGAGAAACTGAAATTCTTAATTTAGTGGCGCAGGGGCTGAGTAATCGTGAAATTGCTGAGCAATTATTTGTATCGCGATATACCGTCGAAAGTCATATTAAGCATATTTACCGAAAGCTTTCCGTCACAAAAAGAACCAAAGCAGTCAGTACTGCACGTTCTTTAGGTATTTTATGAGAAATGGCTGGCTGAGTATTTTCATCACACTATGTTTGTGTGTGCTTAGCTTTGCCAGTTTCGCACAAACTAACTTTACTGTTAGTCCAACCTGTAAAGTGAATATCGATAAAATTTCTGCAGTGAAAACAAGTTCTATTGATGTTGTTCCGAAGACGGGGTGGATCGAGGTCAAAAACCCTGATGTGTGGACCAAGCGTTGGCCACACTATGATGGTGGCGTTTGGTACCATTTTAGTTGGCATTGGCGTTGTAAAGATAGTGATGAAATGAAGCAACCTTTAGCATTTTCTGTCGAAGGCATGAGTAGTGCGGGTGCTGTTTTTTTTAATCGAAACTTACTCTGGAAAGATAAGCATTTAGTTGAACCCCTATCAAAAAGTTGGAATACTCCGCGTTTTTGGATACTTCCTGTCGAGAGCTTAAAACAAAAAAACAATGACATTTGGGTTTATGTCGTTGGCAATAGCTATGAAAGTCCGGGGCTAGGTAATCTAGAATTTTCTGATATCACAACAGCATATGATAAACAACAAAAACGAATTTGGAACAAGAGAGCACTGTTTCAAGTTAACTTAGTTATTTCTACTACCTTAGGGTTGGTGTGTTTTGTCATTTGGTTTTTTAGACGCAATGAAACGACATTTTTATGGTTTTCTGTTAGCTGTTTGTTTTGGGTATTGTTTATTTGGAATGTCATCAATCGAGAAGTGTTTCCTTATCCAAACTCTTTGTGGGTCATGAAAACTAATCTGACTTTTTTTGTTTTATACAATGTTTGCTTTTGCATTTATCTGCTGCGTTTCGTAAGAACAAAGTTTGCTGAGTTAGAAAAAACCTTATTTTTAGTCGCTGCTGTGTGTATTGTTACCATCTTATTTATCCCGAGCTTGATGGTTAATATAGTAACTGCGGTGATTTTCTTATTGTGTATTGCGCTCTTTATCGCATCATTCTGTTTTGTGATTTATCGTGCTTATAAAACGAAGCGCCCTGATTATATATTATTGGCTGTTTGTTTAAGTGTGATTCTTATTGTTATGCTTTACGATATTTCACTACTTTTTGATGGCCACATTAATGACCATCAGCCCTTGTCACCGTATACCTCACCGGTGATTACATTTTTTATCGTGATTATTCTTGCGACGCGTTTAGATAGAAATATCAAAAAAATACAAAGATTTAATACTGAGCTTGAGCAGAGGGTAAGCTTTGTGACCAGTAATTTGTCCTCTAGTTTATATGCACGACACCAATTAGAAATTGAAAATGTTCGTCTACAGGAGCGTATTCATTTAGCACATGATTTGCACGATGGTTTGGGGGCATCTTTGGTTCGTTCCATGATTTTGGTGGATCAGAGCGCTAGTACCATGTCGAATCAACAATTTTTATCCATCCTCAAATTGCTCCGAGATGACTTAAGACAAATTATTGATAGTGGTTCTTTAACCAATAACAAAACGCCAGATAATCCAGTGTTATGGATTGCACCAGTTCGACATCGTTTTAGTCAGATCATGGATGAGTTAGATATTGAAGCGACTTGGAGCATTCCTGAGG
This DNA window, taken from Acinetobacter sp. WCHA55, encodes the following:
- a CDS encoding LuxR C-terminal-related transcriptional regulator, with the translated sequence MKNKETVLPAPVLIVEDEAMIRSRLDLILSELGYSQDMLIFAKNLAEAMQIITSQPISLALVDLGLPDGNGITLIEKLRDIDESALILVISAWSTQQSLFASIKAGANGYVLKERDDAEVLMSIRSILRGGAPIDPFIAREILNQISTSNTPQTERVELLDGQDYDQLTNRETEILNLVAQGLSNREIAEQLFVSRYTVESHIKHIYRKLSVTKRTKAVSTARSLGIL
- a CDS encoding 7TM diverse intracellular signaling domain-containing protein, yielding MRNGWLSIFITLCLCVLSFASFAQTNFTVSPTCKVNIDKISAVKTSSIDVVPKTGWIEVKNPDVWTKRWPHYDGGVWYHFSWHWRCKDSDEMKQPLAFSVEGMSSAGAVFFNRNLLWKDKHLVEPLSKSWNTPRFWILPVESLKQKNNDIWVYVVGNSYESPGLGNLEFSDITTAYDKQQKRIWNKRALFQVNLVISTTLGLVCFVIWFFRRNETTFLWFSVSCLFWVLFIWNVINREVFPYPNSLWVMKTNLTFFVLYNVCFCIYLLRFVRTKFAELEKTLFLVAAVCIVTILFIPSLMVNIVTAVIFLLCIALFIASFCFVIYRAYKTKRPDYILLAVCLSVILIVMLYDISLLFDGHINDHQPLSPYTSPVITFFIVIILATRLDRNIKKIQRFNTELEQRVSFVTSNLSSSLYARHQLEIENVRLQERIHLAHDLHDGLGASLVRSMILVDQSASTMSNQQFLSILKLLRDDLRQIIDSGSLTNNKTPDNPVLWIAPVRHRFSQIMDELDIEATWSIPEAWEIQPTALQCLTLIRVLEESLTNIMKHSQARHIDVKMYYPSTTHLVMIIQDDGVGFNVECVLNHGMGIGMRSMKMRLEKIGAELNIESEKGCTKIIASLRFGEGESAE